The proteins below come from a single Pseudomonas putida genomic window:
- a CDS encoding helix-turn-helix domain-containing protein, producing the protein MQKRIIEGVEVQRSSGNVFADLGLPDAEKLKIKTGLVVEIRRAMRALGLTQQAAAKRMGIPQPKVSGMMRGDFTNLSERKLMDCLNRLGYDIEIKVRPAAEPIGHLTLATA; encoded by the coding sequence ATGCAAAAACGAATCATTGAAGGCGTCGAGGTTCAGCGCAGCTCGGGCAACGTCTTTGCCGACCTTGGACTGCCTGACGCTGAAAAGCTCAAGATCAAGACCGGCCTGGTGGTCGAGATCAGGAGGGCCATGCGCGCCCTTGGGCTGACTCAACAAGCGGCGGCCAAACGCATGGGCATCCCGCAACCGAAGGTGTCGGGCATGATGCGCGGCGACTTCACCAATCTATCCGAACGCAAGCTGATGGATTGTCTGAATCGCCTCGGCTACGACATCGAAATCAAGGTACGGCCAGCAGCCGAGCCGATCGGGCATCTAACGCTCGCAACCGCTTAA
- a CDS encoding type II toxin-antitoxin system RelE/ParE family toxin — protein MTNKEKPLEWIASSHKDLMALPSDVRRRFGYALSLAQIGDQDDAAKVLKGFGGAGVLEVVEDDAGGTYRAVYTVKFAEAVFVLHCFQKKSKSGIATPKADMDIIRARLKVAEVLAQELRNAKTNH, from the coding sequence ATGACAAACAAAGAAAAACCGCTCGAATGGATCGCGAGCAGCCACAAGGATTTGATGGCGTTGCCGTCCGACGTGCGTCGCCGTTTCGGTTACGCGCTCTCGTTGGCGCAGATAGGCGATCAGGATGACGCAGCAAAGGTGCTCAAGGGGTTCGGTGGTGCCGGCGTGCTGGAGGTCGTCGAAGACGATGCCGGCGGCACCTATCGAGCGGTATACACGGTCAAGTTTGCGGAAGCGGTGTTCGTCCTGCACTGCTTCCAGAAGAAGAGCAAGAGCGGAATCGCCACGCCAAAGGCCGACATGGACATCATCCGCGCTCGGCTGAAGGTGGCCGAGGTATTGGCACAGGAGCTACGAAATGCAAAAACGAATCATTGA
- a CDS encoding recombinase family protein, whose amino-acid sequence MLVGYMRVSSDSDRQSTDLQRDALLAAGVDPRHLFEDRASGAKDDRAGLARALEFVRAGDVLVVWKLDRLGRSLSHLLAIVTSLKDKRVAFRSLTENLDTTTPSGEFLFQVFGALAQYERALIQERVVAGLAAARKRGRIGGRPQAITGEKLDAIVAALDGGMSKAAVCRNFNVKRTTLIETLTRAGWRGAGRTVDEQQE is encoded by the coding sequence ATGTTGGTTGGCTACATGCGCGTGTCGTCGGACTCCGACCGCCAGAGCACGGACTTGCAGCGCGACGCGCTGCTCGCCGCCGGCGTCGATCCGCGTCACCTGTTTGAGGATCGTGCCTCTGGCGCGAAGGATGACCGTGCCGGCTTGGCGCGGGCGCTTGAGTTCGTTCGAGCCGGCGATGTGCTGGTGGTGTGGAAACTCGACCGGCTCGGTCGCTCGCTGTCGCACCTGCTCGCCATTGTGACTTCGCTCAAGGACAAGCGGGTGGCGTTCCGCTCGCTGACAGAGAACCTGGACACTACGACGCCCTCGGGCGAATTCCTGTTCCAGGTGTTCGGTGCGCTCGCGCAGTACGAGCGCGCCTTGATTCAGGAGCGCGTCGTCGCGGGCTTGGCCGCCGCACGCAAACGCGGCCGGATCGGCGGCCGGCCGCAGGCGATCACTGGTGAGAAGCTGGACGCCATCGTCGCCGCGCTCGATGGCGGCATGTCTAAGGCGGCGGTGTGCCGCAACTTCAATGTCAAGCGCACTACGTTGATCGAAACATTGACGCGAGCAGGTTGGCGTGGTGCGGGAAGGACGGTCGATGAGCAACAAGAATAA
- a CDS encoding Tn3 family transposase: MSNKNKLLTVFSDAEQEALYGLPDFDDAQRLEYLALTESELAFASSRPSLQAQVYCVLQIGYFKAKHAFFRFDWHEVEDDCAFVLSRYFHGEAFERKAITKHEHYSQRGQIAELFGYRSWAASFLPQLAQQAEQIVRRDVMPGFVAAELIVWLSEHKIIRPGHTTLQELVSEALSTERRRLGGLLAEVLDESAKAALGQLLVRDDTLSQLAALKQDAKDFGWRQMAGEREKRATLKSLHGIAKALLPKLGISQQNLLYYASLANFYTVHDLRHLKAEQTRLYLLCYAWVRYRQLTDNLVDAMAFHMKKLEDESRTGAKQSFVAEQLRRHQETPQVGRLLSLYVDDSVADPTPFGEVRQRAYKIMSRELLQNTAQRMSVKPLNKLALHWQAVDGLAERIRRHLRPLYVALDFAGTAPDNPWLAALTWAKSVFAKQQRLSQRPLDECPAATLPKRLRPYLLMFDAEGTPTGLHADRYEFWLYRQVRKRFQAGELYIDDSLQHRHLSDELVSMDEKAAVLAQMDIPFLRQPVSAQLDALAAELRAQWVAFNRELKQGKLTHLEYDKDTQRLTWRKPKGENQKAREQALYEQLPYCDVADVFRFVNGQCQFLSALTPLQPRYAKKVADADSLMAVIIAQAMNHGNQVMARTSDIPYHVLESTYQQYLRQATLHVANDCISNAIAALPIFPHYSFDLDSLYGAVDGQKFGVERPTVKARYSRKYFGRGKGVVAYTLLCNHVPLNGYLIGAHEYEAHHVFDIWYRNTSDIVPSAITGDMHSINKANFAILHWFGLRFEPRFTDLDDQLQELYCADDLALYEKCLIRPAGQIDRQLIVGEKANIDRIVATLGLKEMTQGTLIRKLCTYTAPNPTRRAIFEFDKLIRSIYTLRYLRDPQLERNVHRSQNRIESYHQLRSTIAQVGGKKELTGRTDIEIEISNQCARLIGNAIIFYNSAILSLLLTKYEAAGNAKALALITQMSPAAWRHILLNGHYTFQTDGKFIDLDALVAGLELG, from the coding sequence ATGAGCAACAAGAATAAGCTACTCACCGTCTTTTCTGACGCAGAGCAGGAAGCCTTGTACGGCCTACCGGACTTCGACGATGCTCAGCGGCTGGAATACCTGGCGTTGACCGAATCTGAACTGGCGTTCGCCAGCAGCCGGCCTAGCCTGCAGGCCCAAGTCTATTGCGTCTTGCAGATCGGCTACTTCAAGGCCAAGCATGCTTTCTTCCGCTTCGATTGGCATGAGGTCGAGGACGATTGCGCCTTCGTGCTGAGTCGCTATTTCCACGGCGAAGCGTTCGAACGCAAGGCGATCACCAAGCATGAGCACTACAGCCAGAGGGGTCAGATCGCCGAACTGTTCGGCTACCGGTCGTGGGCGGCTAGCTTCCTGCCGCAACTGGCACAGCAGGCTGAACAGATCGTGCGGCGCGACGTAATGCCAGGATTCGTGGCCGCCGAACTGATCGTTTGGCTCAGCGAGCACAAAATCATCCGGCCCGGCCACACCACCTTACAAGAGCTGGTCAGTGAAGCCCTGTCCACCGAACGCAGGCGCTTGGGCGGCTTGCTGGCAGAAGTGTTGGACGAATCGGCCAAAGCTGCGCTGGGCCAGCTCCTGGTGCGTGACGACACCCTGTCTCAACTGGCAGCGCTCAAGCAGGACGCTAAAGATTTCGGCTGGCGTCAGATGGCAGGGGAGCGCGAGAAGCGCGCCACGCTGAAGTCCTTGCACGGGATCGCCAAGGCGCTGCTGCCCAAGCTCGGCATCTCGCAGCAGAACCTGCTGTACTACGCGAGCCTGGCGAACTTCTATACCGTCCATGACCTGCGCCACCTGAAGGCGGAGCAGACCCGGCTCTACCTGCTGTGCTATGCCTGGGTACGTTACCGGCAGCTCACCGACAACCTGGTCGACGCGATGGCCTTCCACATGAAAAAACTTGAGGACGAGAGCCGCACGGGTGCGAAACAGTCCTTTGTCGCCGAACAGCTGCGACGCCATCAGGAAACGCCGCAGGTTGGCCGCCTGCTGTCGCTGTACGTGGACGACAGCGTGGCCGATCCGACGCCGTTCGGCGAGGTGCGCCAACGCGCCTACAAAATCATGTCCAGGGAATTGCTGCAAAACACGGCGCAGCGCATGAGCGTCAAGCCACTGAACAAACTGGCGCTGCACTGGCAGGCGGTGGACGGCCTGGCCGAACGCATTCGACGCCATCTACGGCCGCTGTACGTCGCGCTCGACTTCGCCGGCACGGCCCCCGATAACCCATGGCTCGCGGCGCTGACTTGGGCCAAGAGCGTGTTCGCCAAGCAGCAGCGCCTATCACAACGGCCACTCGACGAATGTCCGGCGGCAACGCTGCCGAAACGCTTGCGTCCGTACCTGCTGATGTTCGATGCCGAAGGCACGCCGACAGGCCTGCATGCCGATCGTTACGAATTCTGGCTTTACCGTCAGGTCAGGAAACGCTTCCAGGCGGGCGAGCTCTACATTGACGACAGCTTGCAGCACCGGCATTTGTCCGACGAGTTGGTTTCGATGGACGAGAAAGCCGCCGTGCTCGCGCAGATGGACATCCCCTTCCTGCGGCAGCCGGTCAGTGCCCAGCTCGATGCACTGGCGGCCGAGTTGCGTGCGCAATGGGTGGCGTTCAATCGCGAGCTGAAACAGGGCAAGCTGACGCACCTGGAATACGACAAGGACACGCAGAGACTGACCTGGCGCAAGCCCAAGGGGGAGAACCAGAAGGCGCGCGAGCAAGCTCTCTACGAGCAACTGCCATACTGCGATGTCGCCGACGTGTTTCGCTTCGTCAACGGCCAGTGCCAGTTCCTGTCGGCGCTGACACCATTGCAGCCACGCTATGCGAAGAAGGTAGCCGACGCCGACAGTCTGATGGCGGTGATCATTGCCCAAGCCATGAACCACGGCAACCAGGTTATGGCACGTACCAGCGACATCCCGTACCACGTCCTGGAGAGTACCTACCAGCAGTACCTGCGCCAGGCGACGCTACATGTGGCCAACGATTGCATCAGCAACGCCATCGCCGCACTGCCGATCTTCCCGCATTACTCGTTCGACCTCGATTCGTTGTACGGTGCCGTTGATGGGCAGAAATTCGGCGTCGAGCGACCAACTGTGAAGGCGCGCTACTCGCGCAAATATTTCGGCCGCGGCAAGGGCGTCGTCGCCTACACGCTGCTGTGCAATCACGTGCCGTTGAACGGCTACCTGATAGGCGCACACGAGTACGAGGCTCACCACGTGTTCGACATCTGGTACCGCAACACGTCGGACATCGTGCCGAGCGCGATCACCGGCGACATGCACAGCATCAACAAGGCCAACTTCGCCATCCTGCACTGGTTCGGACTTCGTTTCGAGCCGCGCTTCACCGACCTCGACGACCAGTTGCAGGAGCTGTATTGCGCCGATGATCTGGCATTGTACGAGAAATGCCTGATCCGGCCGGCTGGCCAGATCGACCGGCAACTCATCGTCGGTGAGAAGGCGAACATCGACCGAATCGTCGCCACACTGGGCCTGAAGGAAATGACGCAGGGCACGCTGATCCGCAAGCTGTGCACCTATACGGCGCCGAACCCGACGCGGCGCGCAATCTTCGAGTTCGACAAGCTCATCCGCAGTATCTACACACTGCGCTACCTGCGCGACCCGCAACTGGAGCGTAATGTTCACCGCTCGCAGAACCGCATTGAGTCCTATCACCAGCTACGCTCGACCATCGCCCAAGTCGGTGGGAAGAAGGAATTGACCGGCCGCACCGACATCGAAATCGAGATCAGCAACCAGTGCGCCAGGCTGATCGGCAACGCGATCATCTTCTACAACTCGGCGATCCTGTCCCTGCTGCTGACGAAGTACGAGGCAGCTGGCAATGCCAAGGCGCTGGCGTTGATCACGCAGATGTCGCCAGCGGCCTGGCGGCACATCCTGCTGAACGGGCATTACACCTTCCAGACTGACGGCAAGTTCATCGACCTGGATGCGCTCGTGGCGGGACTGGAGCTGGGCTGA
- the bla gene encoding class A beta-lactamase, which yields MRNKFATGIGVVLACVVASFIPTPVFALDTTKLIQAVQAEESALQARVGMTVFDENTGTTWNYRGDERFPLNSTHKTFSCAALLAKVDGKSLSLSQSVSISKEMLVTYSPITEKSLSPETVTLGRICQAAVSYSDNTAANVVSNAIGGATGFNAYMRSIGDEQTRLDRKEPELNEGTPGDVRDTTTPNAIVNSLRKILLGDGLSVSSRSELTQWMLDDQVAGALLRASLPSDWKIADKTGAGGYGSRSIVAVIWPPSKQPLVVGIYITQTKASMQASNQAIARIGVVLKDAVAP from the coding sequence TTGAGAAACAAGTTTGCGACAGGAATAGGCGTTGTGCTTGCATGTGTGGTTGCCTCGTTTATACCAACCCCCGTATTCGCCCTAGACACCACGAAGCTGATCCAAGCCGTCCAAGCCGAAGAGAGCGCCTTGCAGGCCCGAGTCGGCATGACTGTGTTTGACGAAAACACAGGAACGACATGGAACTATCGGGGCGATGAGCGGTTTCCATTGAACAGTACGCACAAGACGTTTTCCTGTGCAGCCTTGCTCGCGAAGGTTGATGGGAAGTCCCTTTCTCTGAGTCAATCCGTATCGATCAGCAAGGAAATGCTGGTCACCTATTCGCCGATTACGGAAAAGTCGCTGTCACCCGAAACCGTTACCTTAGGCAGAATTTGTCAGGCAGCGGTGAGCTATAGCGATAACACGGCCGCAAACGTCGTCTCTAATGCCATTGGAGGGGCAACCGGATTCAACGCGTACATGCGGTCTATCGGTGATGAACAAACCCGACTTGATCGCAAAGAACCCGAGTTGAACGAAGGTACGCCGGGCGATGTGCGTGACACCACCACTCCCAACGCCATCGTCAACAGTCTGAGAAAGATACTTCTTGGCGACGGGTTGTCCGTCTCATCCCGATCCGAGCTGACGCAATGGATGCTGGACGATCAGGTCGCCGGTGCGCTCCTGCGTGCCTCACTGCCATCAGACTGGAAGATTGCCGACAAGACGGGGGCGGGAGGTTACGGTTCCCGCTCGATCGTCGCAGTGATCTGGCCGCCATCGAAGCAGCCACTAGTGGTTGGCATCTATATTACGCAAACCAAAGCGTCCATGCAGGCCAGCAATCAGGCGATTGCAAGAATAGGAGTGGTGCTGAAGGATGCGGTCGCTCCTTGA
- a CDS encoding mercury resistance transcriptional regulator MerR, whose amino-acid sequence MEKNLENLTIGVFAKAAGVNVETIRFYQRKGLLPEPDKPYGSIRRYGEADVTRVRFVKSAQRLGFSLDEIAELLRLDDGTHCEEASSLAEHKLQDVREKMTDLARMETVLSELVFACHARQGNVSCPLIASLQGEKEPRGADAV is encoded by the coding sequence ATGGAAAAAAATTTGGAGAATCTGACTATTGGCGTTTTCGCCAAGGCGGCCGGGGTCAACGTGGAAACAATCCGGTTCTATCAGCGCAAGGGCTTGTTGCCGGAGCCGGACAAGCCCTATGGCAGCATCCGCCGCTATGGCGAGGCGGATGTGACGCGGGTGCGCTTCGTGAAATCAGCCCAGCGGCTCGGATTCAGCCTCGACGAGATCGCAGAGCTGCTGAGGCTGGATGACGGCACCCACTGCGAGGAAGCCAGCAGCCTGGCCGAGCACAAGCTTCAGGACGTGCGCGAAAAAATGACCGACCTGGCGCGCATGGAAACCGTGCTATCCGAACTTGTGTTCGCCTGCCATGCGCGGCAAGGGAACGTTTCTTGCCCGCTGATTGCTTCGCTGCAAGGGGAGAAAGAGCCGCGTGGTGCCGACGCGGTGTAG
- the merT gene encoding mercuric ion transporter MerT: protein MSEPQNGRGALFTGGLAAILAAACCLGPLVLIALGFSGAWIGNLTVLEPYRPIFIGAALVALFFAWRRIYRPAQACKPGDVCAIPQVRATYKLIFWVVAALVLVALGFPYVMPFFY from the coding sequence ATGTCTGAACCTCAAAACGGGCGCGGGGCGCTCTTCACTGGCGGGCTAGCCGCCATCCTCGCCGCGGCTTGCTGCCTGGGGCCGCTGGTTCTGATCGCCCTGGGGTTCAGCGGCGCTTGGATCGGCAACTTGACGGTGTTGGAACCTTATCGCCCGATCTTCATCGGCGCGGCGTTGGTGGCGCTGTTTTTCGCCTGGCGGCGCATCTACCGACCGGCGCAAGCCTGCAAACCAGGGGATGTGTGTGCGATTCCCCAAGTGCGCGCTACTTACAAGCTCATTTTCTGGGTCGTGGCCGCGCTGGTTCTGGTCGCGCTCGGATTTCCCTACGTCATGCCATTTTTCTATTAA
- the merP gene encoding mercury resistance system periplasmic binding protein MerP, whose protein sequence is MKKLFASLAIAAVVAPVWAATQTVTLSVPGMTCSACPITVKKAISKVEGVSKVNVTFETREAVVTFDDAKTSVQKLTKATEDAGYPSSVKK, encoded by the coding sequence ATGAAAAAACTGTTTGCCTCTCTCGCCATCGCTGCCGTTGTTGCCCCCGTGTGGGCCGCCACCCAGACCGTCACGCTGTCCGTACCGGGCATGACCTGCTCCGCTTGTCCGATCACCGTCAAGAAGGCGATTTCCAAGGTCGAAGGCGTCAGCAAAGTTAACGTGACCTTCGAGACACGCGAAGCGGTTGTCACCTTCGATGATGCCAAGACCAGCGTGCAGAAGCTGACCAAGGCCACCGAAGACGCAGGCTATCCGTCCAGCGTCAAGAAGTGA
- the merA gene encoding mercury(II) reductase, whose protein sequence is MTHLKITGMTCDSCAAHVKEALEKVPGVQSAIVSYAKGAAQLALDPGTAPDALTAAVAGLGYKAMLADAPPTDNRTGLFDKVRGWMGAADKGSGGERPLQVAVIGSGGAAMAAALKAVEQGAQVTLIERGTIGGTCVNVGCVPSKIMIRAAHIAHLRRESPFDGGMPPTPPTILRERLLAQQQARVEELRHAKYEGILDGNSAITVLHGEARFKDDQSLIVSLNEGGERVVMFDRCLVATGASPAVPPIPGLKESPYWTSTEALASDTIPERLAVIGSSVVALELAQAFARLGSKVTVLARNTLFFREDPAIGEAVTAAFRAEGIEVLEHTQASQVAHMDGEFVLTTTHGELRADKLLVATGRTPNTRSLALDAAGVTVNAQGAIVIDQGMRTSNPNIYAAGDCTDQPQFVYVAAAAGTRAAINMTGGDAALDLTAMPAVVFTDPQVATVSYSEAEAHHDGIETDSRTLTLDNVPRALANFDTRGFIKLVIEEGSHRLIGVQAVAPEAGELIQTAALAIRNRMTVQELADQLFPYLTMVEGLKLAAQTFNKDVKQLSCCAG, encoded by the coding sequence ATGACCCATCTAAAAATCACCGGCATGACCTGCGACTCGTGCGCGGCGCACGTCAAGGAAGCGCTGGAAAAAGTACCCGGCGTCCAATCTGCCATAGTGTCCTATGCCAAGGGCGCGGCCCAGCTCGCCCTTGATCCAGGCACAGCGCCGGACGCACTGACCGCCGCCGTGGCTGGCCTAGGCTACAAAGCGATGCTCGCCGATGCCCCGCCGACCGACAACCGCACTGGGCTGTTCGACAAGGTGCGCGGCTGGATGGGTGCCGCCGACAAGGGCAGCGGCGGCGAGCGCCCGTTGCAAGTCGCCGTGATCGGCAGCGGTGGAGCCGCGATGGCGGCAGCACTGAAGGCCGTCGAGCAAGGCGCGCAGGTCACGCTGATTGAGCGCGGCACCATCGGCGGCACCTGCGTCAACGTCGGTTGTGTGCCGTCCAAGATCATGATCCGCGCCGCCCACATCGCCCATCTGCGCCGGGAAAGCCCATTCGACGGCGGCATGCCACCCACACCGCCGACGATCTTGCGCGAGCGGCTGCTGGCCCAGCAGCAGGCCCGTGTCGAAGAACTCCGTCATGCCAAGTACGAAGGCATCCTGGACGGCAATTCAGCCATCACCGTTCTGCACGGTGAAGCGCGTTTCAAGGACGACCAGAGCCTTATCGTTAGTTTGAACGAGGGTGGCGAGCGCGTCGTGATGTTCGACCGCTGCCTGGTCGCCACGGGTGCCAGCCCGGCGGTCCCGCCGATTCCGGGCTTGAAAGAGTCACCCTACTGGACTTCCACCGAGGCCCTGGCGAGCGACACCATTCCCGAACGCCTTGCCGTAATCGGCTCGTCGGTGGTGGCGCTGGAGCTGGCGCAAGCCTTTGCCCGGCTGGGCAGCAAGGTCACGGTCCTGGCGCGCAATACCTTGTTCTTCCGTGAAGACCCGGCCATCGGCGAGGCGGTGACAGCCGCTTTCCGTGCCGAGGGCATCGAGGTGCTGGAGCACACGCAAGCCAGCCAGGTCGCCCATATGGACGGTGAATTCGTGCTGACCACCACGCACGGTGAATTGCGCGCCGACAAACTGCTGGTTGCCACCGGTCGGACACCGAACACGCGCAGCCTCGCGCTGGACGCAGCGGGGGTCACTGTCAATGCGCAAGGTGCCATCGTCATCGACCAAGGCATGCGCACGAGCAACCCGAACATCTACGCGGCCGGCGACTGCACCGACCAGCCGCAGTTCGTCTATGTGGCGGCAGCGGCCGGCACCCGTGCCGCGATCAACATGACCGGCGGCGATGCGGCGCTCGACCTGACCGCAATGCCGGCCGTGGTGTTCACCGATCCGCAAGTGGCGACCGTGAGCTACAGCGAGGCGGAAGCCCACCACGACGGGATCGAGACCGACAGCCGCACCTTGACCTTGGACAACGTGCCGCGTGCGCTCGCCAACTTCGACACACGCGGCTTCATCAAGTTGGTTATCGAGGAAGGCAGCCATCGGCTGATCGGCGTACAGGCGGTCGCGCCGGAAGCGGGTGAACTGATCCAGACGGCGGCTCTGGCCATTCGCAACCGCATGACGGTGCAGGAACTGGCCGACCAGTTGTTCCCCTACCTGACGATGGTCGAGGGGTTGAAGCTCGCGGCGCAGACCTTCAACAAGGATGTGAAGCAGCTTTCCTGCTGCGCCGGGTGA
- the merD gene encoding mercury resistance co-regulator MerD, translating into MNAYTVSRLALDAGVSVHIVRDYLLRGLLRPVACTPGGYGLFDDAALQRLCFVRAAFEAGIGLDALARLCRALDAADGDEAAAQLALLRQFVERRREALADLEVQLATLPTEPAQHAESLP; encoded by the coding sequence ATGAACGCCTACACGGTGTCCCGGCTGGCTCTTGATGCCGGGGTGAGCGTGCATATCGTGCGCGACTACCTGCTGCGCGGATTGCTGCGCCCGGTGGCGTGCACACCAGGCGGCTACGGCTTGTTCGATGACGCCGCCTTGCAACGGCTGTGCTTCGTGCGGGCGGCCTTCGAGGCGGGCATCGGCCTCGACGCGCTGGCGCGGCTGTGCCGGGCGCTGGATGCGGCGGACGGCGACGAAGCGGCCGCGCAGCTTGCCCTGCTGCGTCAGTTCGTCGAGCGTCGGCGCGAAGCGTTGGCCGATCTGGAAGTGCAGTTGGCCACCCTGCCGACCGAGCCGGCACAGCACGCGGAGAGTCTGCCATGA
- the merE gene encoding broad-spectrum mercury transporter MerE has product MNNPERLPSETHKPITGYLWGGLAVLTCPCHLPILAVVLAGTTAGAFLGEHWVIAALGLTGLFLLSLSRALRAFRERE; this is encoded by the coding sequence ATGAACAACCCCGAGCGCTTGCCGTCCGAGACGCACAAACCGATCACCGGCTACCTGTGGGGCGGACTGGCTGTGCTGACTTGCCCCTGCCACCTGCCCATCCTCGCTGTCGTGCTGGCCGGCACAACCGCCGGTGCTTTCCTCGGCGAGCATTGGGTCATCGCGGCGCTCGGTTTGACCGGCCTGTTCCTTCTGTCCCTGTCGCGGGCGTTGCGGGCATTCAGGGAAAGAGAATGA
- a CDS encoding DUF3330 domain-containing protein, with product MSAFRPDGWTTPELAQAVERGQLELHYQPVVDLRSGGIVGAEALLRWRHPTLGLLPPGQFLPVVESSGLMPEIGAWVLGEACRQMRDWRMLAWRPFRLAVNVSASQVGPDFDGWVKGVLADAELPAEYLEIELTESVAFGDPAIFPALDALRQIGVRFAADDFGTGYSCLQHLKCCPISTLKIDQSFVAGLANDRRDQTIVHTVIQLAHGLGMDVVAEGVETSASLDLLRQADCDTGQGFLFAKPMPAAAFAVFVSQWRGATMNASDSTTTSCCVCCKEIPLDAAFTPEGAEYVEHFCGLECYQRFEARAKTGNETDADPNACDSLPSD from the coding sequence ATGAGCGCTTTCCGGCCGGATGGATGGACGACGCCGGAACTGGCCCAAGCGGTCGAGCGCGGGCAGCTTGAACTGCACTACCAGCCCGTCGTCGATCTGCGCAGTGGTGGGATTGTCGGCGCGGAAGCCCTGTTGCGCTGGCGTCATCCGACGCTTGGACTATTGCCACCGGGCCAGTTCCTGCCCGTGGTCGAATCGTCCGGCCTGATGCCTGAAATCGGCGCTTGGGTGCTGGGCGAAGCCTGCCGCCAGATGCGTGACTGGCGAATGCTGGCATGGCGACCGTTCCGGCTGGCCGTCAATGTTTCGGCGAGCCAAGTGGGACCGGACTTCGACGGGTGGGTAAAGGGCGTGCTGGCTGATGCCGAGTTGCCCGCCGAGTATCTCGAAATCGAGCTGACCGAATCGGTCGCGTTTGGTGATCCGGCGATCTTCCCCGCCCTGGACGCCTTGCGGCAGATCGGTGTGCGCTTCGCCGCCGATGACTTCGGGACGGGGTATTCCTGTCTGCAACATCTGAAGTGCTGCCCAATCAGCACGCTCAAGATCGACCAATCGTTTGTCGCCGGGCTCGCCAACGACCGCCGCGACCAAACCATCGTGCACACCGTGATTCAGCTTGCGCACGGGCTGGGCATGGATGTGGTGGCTGAAGGCGTGGAAACATCGGCGAGTCTTGATCTATTGCGACAAGCGGACTGCGACACAGGACAAGGCTTCCTGTTCGCGAAGCCAATGCCGGCGGCGGCATTCGCCGTCTTCGTCAGTCAATGGAGGGGTGCCACCATGAATGCAAGTGACTCGACCACCACCAGTTGCTGCGTGTGCTGCAAGGAAATCCCGCTCGATGCCGCCTTCACCCCGGAAGGCGCGGAATACGTCGAGCACTTCTGCGGGTTGGAGTGTTATCAACGCTTCGAAGCGCGTGCCAAGACAGGGAACGAAACCGATGCCGATCCGAACGCCTGCGACTCGCTACCGTCAGATTGA